The Acidianus infernus genome window below encodes:
- a CDS encoding amidohydrolase family protein — MRIDVHQHLGIKWVNAKEISEYFDIILLNPAYKYSCQCCVDGFYQQYLWLTNKNEHREKYRLLGIYNPKCRVPLEVELGRQYEKGIVGIVLTPEKHGYKIQDIDKVLEFAEDHKMPIFIKTMQDLTQKIQEFTHLTFVVLGSYYPMEERLYNLLKYDNVFFETSGVPESFLNKIPTDRLIYGSGYPYLPFKNVHLIDVISKNALKIISIH, encoded by the coding sequence GTGAGAATAGACGTTCATCAGCATCTAGGAATTAAATGGGTTAATGCAAAGGAAATTTCAGAATATTTTGACATTATTTTACTAAATCCTGCATATAAATACTCTTGTCAGTGCTGTGTGGACGGATTCTATCAACAATATCTTTGGCTAACGAATAAAAATGAACATAGAGAGAAATATCGCTTACTTGGTATATATAATCCAAAGTGTAGAGTTCCTTTAGAAGTAGAATTAGGTAGACAGTACGAGAAAGGAATAGTAGGCATAGTATTAACGCCAGAGAAACATGGATACAAAATCCAAGATATTGACAAGGTTCTAGAATTCGCCGAGGATCATAAAATGCCAATATTTATAAAGACTATGCAAGATCTAACTCAAAAAATACAAGAATTTACCCATTTAACTTTTGTAGTATTAGGCTCTTATTATCCAATGGAAGAAAGGCTCTATAATTTGCTTAAATATGATAACGTGTTTTTTGAGACCTCTGGTGTTCCAGAGAGCTTCTTAAATAAAATACCTACGGATAGACTGATTTATGGTAGCGGTTATCCTTATTTGCCCTTTAAGAACGTGCACTTAATCGATGTTATATCCAAGAATGCGTTAAAAATAATTAGTATACATTGA